The following nucleotide sequence is from Myxococcales bacterium.
TGCGGTCCTGGCCATGCTGCTCTCCTGAAAACCCGCGCAACTGACGCGGTCGCCCCTCCGAAGGGCGGTGCGTGCGCGGGAACCAGGCACGCTCTCGACGCTCAGGCGGCTCGGCGATAGGCTCGACAATGGTGTCGGCCCGCCCTGCGCGCCCGGCGCCGCGACGCATGAGCCGCGAGTTCGCAGACGGACAGATCGTGCCCGGCACACGTTACCGGGTGCTGGGGCACCTCGGCTCGGGGGGCATGGGTTCGGTGTACCTGGTCGAGCACACCGAGCTCGGCAAGAGCTTCGTGCTCAAGGCCCTGTTCCGTGAGCTGGCGGGCCGCAAAGATCTGGTCGGTCGCCTGCGGCAAGAGTGGCGGGCGCTGGCGCGGCTGAACCACGCGAACATCGTCAACGTCACCGACGCGGGCACCAGCGACAACGGCGTGCCGTTCTACGTGATGGAGCGCGTCGAGGGTGAGACGCTGGCCGATCTGTTACGGCGCGAGCACGCCCTCGGCATCCCGCGCGCCATCGGGCTGACGATCGCCGTGCTCGAAGGCCTGGCGGCTGCGCACGAGATTGGCATCGTGCATCGCGACGTGAAGCCGCCGAACATCTTCGTGGTCGCCGGCGGTGGTGTCAGGTTGCTCGACTTCGGCATCGCCAAGCTCGCGGATCAGAGCGCCGAGGTGATCACGGCGCGCGGTGTCGCCATCGGCACACCCCGCTACATGTCGCCGGAGCAAGCCAAGGGGCGCTCGGTGGACGCACGAGCCGATCTGTACGCCGTGGGTCTCGTGCTCTACGAGGCCATCGCCGGCGCCGGACCGTTCGATGATGCGCGGGACGCCAACGAGCTCTTGCTCTCGCACCTGACGAAGCCCGTGCCGCCGCTCTCGAATTTTCATCGCGGCGTCAGTGCCCAGCTGGACGACATCGTGAGCAGCCTGCTCGCGAAAGATCCGAGCGCGCGACCCAGCAGCGCAAAACAGGTGGCTGCGTCGCTGAAGGCGCTGATCAAGCGAGCGGCGACGCTGCCGTCCACGGGCGGGGCGACCCCGGAGGCGCACTACGACGCGGTGACCCAGGGTCAGGTGACGGCCTTGCCCTCCACTCGGCCGGACGGCGTGGCAGGTCGCAGCTCACAGCCGCCGACGACGGAGCCGCCGACGGTCGAGGCCCCGCTGGTCGCGGGGTCCGCGGTGCGACGCAGCGTCCCGCCGGCGGTGGGTGACACGACCTTGATCGGCGGCACACCCGTCACGGGCGGCACGACGTTGTCCGCAACGGCCGACACCGAAGCGGGACTCGAGTGGGCGAAGGAAGGCTTCTCGACCATCGCCGCCGAGAGTGAGGTGGCGTCGCTCGGGGTCGAACACACCGCGATCGCGGCGGCACCGCCGTCCGCAGTCGCAGTCGGCCCGGCGGGAGATGAAGACCGCACGCTTCCCATCGACGAACCCGCGGGCCTTCCGCCGAACGAAGCACCGACCCGCACCTCGGTCCCCGCAGCGGCGCTCGTCACCCCGCGTCCGGTCGCGCGCTCGATGCCCGACGTGTCGCCGTTGCCGAATCACTTCTTCGCCGAGACCCCTCCGCCGTTCATGACGGCGACGCCTCCTCCATCCAGCTCGACCCCTCAGGTCAGTCGCGCGCCGCTGTATCTCGGGCTGCTCTCGCTCTTGATCTTGATCGGAGGCGTCGGCGCGTTCGTGGTGATCAAGTCCGTGCGCGGTCACGCCGACGACGCACCGATCGAAGCCGTCGCGGCGCAGCCTGCGTCGACCGCGGACCCTGCCTCGACTGCGGTCGACCCAGCGGCGGAGCCTGCGTCGCCTGCGGGCAGCCCAGCGGCGGCTCCAGCCTCGACCGGGAGCGTCGCCGAGCAGGAAACCCCGAGCCCTAGCGCCGGCCCTCGCCCGTCGGGTGCTGCGCCTTCGGCCGTGGCCCAGGGTGTTGCTCCGAAGCCCGTCGCGGCGCCCCCGGCCGCGGCTGAGCCCAAGCCCCGGGTCGAAAATAGTCCCCAGAAAACCCCTGAAAAACCCGCAGCAAAGCCCGCCGTGCCTACGTCGAAGCCCAAGCCGGTGGGCAGCAAGCTGCCGGCCTCGGGACTCTGAGGCGCCCGACCTCGGGACTCTGAGGCGGTCGGTGTCGGGACTTTGAGGCGGTCCGTGCTGGACGATTTCGGAATCGTGCCGTAAGTTCCGCGCCCCTTGACCGGGTCCGCTCGGCCAAGGAGACCCCACGTCTCGAGCGCGAACGACCGGGATCGGTGTTCGGTGAGCAAGTAGCTACACCGGGCTCCCCGGCGCGGGACGGAGGAATAACCGGAAAGGAATGCGCATCATGACCGAAAATCCCGAAACGACGTCCGAAGTGTCCACGGCGGCCCCGCCGCCCACCGCAGTGCTCGCCGCCGAGCGCGCCCAACTCGAGACCCGCGAGCCCCGCGATCCAGCGAACCCGCTGTCGGTGCGCGATCTGTTCGAGGCCGGCACGCACTTTGGTCACCAGACCAAGCGCTGGAACCCGAAGATGCGCCCGTACATCTACGGCGCACGCAGCGGCATTCACATCATCGATCTCGATCAGACCACGCGCCTCTTCAAGCGTGCGTTCGACTTCCTCGCGGACACGGTGTCGCGCGGCGGGCACGTGCTGTTCGTCGGCACCAAGCGCCAGGCTGCGGACATCGTCGCCGAAGAGGCACGCCGCGCCGGGCAGTTCTTCGTGACCAACCGCTGGCTCGGCGGCACGCTCACCAACTTCCGCACCATCAAGGGCGGCCTCGAGCGCCTGCGCACGCTGGAGCGCATGAAAGAGGACGGCACCTACCTGCAGTTGCCGAAGAAGGAGACCGTCAAGCTCGAGAAAGAGCGGCTGCGTCTCGAGAAGTACATCGGTGGCCTCAAGGGCATGGGCTCGGTGCCGAGCGCCGTGTTCGTGGTCGATCCGGCGCAGGAGCTGATCGCCGTCGCCGAGGCGCGCCGGCTGCACGTGCCGATCGTGGCCATCACGGACACGAACTGTGATCCGGATCGGGTGGACTACCTGATCCCGGGCAACGACGACGCCATCCGCTCGGTGCGGTTGGTGACGGCGGCGGTGGCCGACGCCTGCATTTACGGCGCGGCACGTCGTCGCGAGCACGCCCCGTCGCGCGAGCGCGAGGGTGGCGGTGCGTCCCAGGGTCCCGTGGGCGCCGAGGTCATGTACCAGCGGCGTACGGGCGAGAGCTGAGTTTCAAGGAGAAGGCAACGATGAGCCAGATCAGCATGCAGCAGGTCAAGGAGCTTCGGGAGCGCACCGCGGCGGGTCTGAACGACTGCCGGAGCGCGCTCATGGAGTCGTCCGGTGACATGGAAAAGGCCGTCGAGATCATCCTGAAGAAGGGTCTCGCAAAGAGTGCCAAGCGCGCCGGCGCGGTTGCGACGGAGGGCGAGGTTGCGGCCTGGGTCGCGGCCGACGGTCTCGCCGGCGTCCTCGTCGAGGTGAACATCCAGACGGATTTTGCGGCGCGCAACGACGACTTCAAGGCGTTCGTGCAGAAGATCGTCGACGTGGCCAGCAAGGCGAAGGCCGGCGCGGATCTCAGCGCGGAGCCCTTCCCCGGTGGTGGCACCGTCGAAGAGAACCGTCAGGCGCTCGTGGGCAAGCTCGGTGAGAACATCATCGTGCGGCGCTGGGAGCGGATCGCGGTCGACGGCGGCAAGGTGCACGCCTACGTGCACATGGGCGGCAAGGTCGGCGTCTTGGTCGCGGTGCAGGCCACTGCGGCCGGCGCGGCGGCGAAGCCCGAGTTCGTCAAGTTCATCGACGACCTCGCGATGCAGGCTGCTGCGATGAGTCCCCAGTGGCTTGCCAAGGCGGACGTGCCCACGGCCGAGAGCGACAAACAGCGCGCCATCTACGACGCGCAGCTGATCGAAGAGGGCAAGCCCGACGCGGCGCGCCCCAAGATCATCGAGGGCAAGCTGAACAAGTGGATGAAGGAGGTCTGCCTGCTCGAGCAAGAGAGTGTGATCGAGTCTGGCAAGACCATCGATCAGCTCCGCGCCGAGCTTGCCAAGGCGCTCGACGGCGACGTGTCGGTGAAACAGTTCGCGCGCTTCCAGCTCGGCGAAGGCATCGACAAGCCGCAAGGCGAAGACTTCGCAGCCGAGGTCGCAAAGATGGCCGGCAACTAGGCCAACGCGTCCGGCCCGCGCGCGGGCAATCGGACAGACGAGCGCGTCGGGCGAGAGCTCGGCGCGCTTTTCTGCGTTTGGGGTTCGCGCGGGCGTGCGGGCGGGAGCGAGGGCGGGGGCGAGGGCGGGGGCGCGGGCGGGGGCGGGGGCGGGGGCGAGGGGGGGCGGGGGCGAGGGCGAGGGCGGGGGTGGGGCGAGGGCGGGGGCGGGGGGGGGGGGGGGGGGGCGGGGGCGGGGGCGGGGGGGCGAGGGGCAGGGGCGCAGGACAACACATCGCTGACACTTTCCACTCCTGCCAGGGCATGCCCCGACGCTGAGAGCGTCAAGGACATCCTGAGACCGGGAGCATCAAGGATGTCCTGGGACCAGGAGCGTCAAGGACGTCCTGGGACCGGGAGCATCAAGGAGGTCCTGGGACCGGGAGCGCCAAGACCGTCCTGGGACCGGGAGCGCCAAGGACGTCCTGGGACCGGGAGCATCAAGGAGGTCCTGGGACTGGGAGCATCAAGGACGTCCTGGGACCGGGAGCGTCAAGGACGTCCTGGGACCGGGAGCATCAAGGAGGTCCTGGGACCGGGAGCGTCAAGGATGTCCTGGGACCGGGAGCATCAAGGATGTCCTGGGACTGCGCCCATTGCGTGGCGGCCGCGCGCACCCCGGGGTCAGCTGGGTCACCCGGTCGCCGTGGCCCGCGCGCGCTCCACGTACCAGCGCACCGTGTCGCGGAGCCCGGCCTCCAGCTCGTGTTCCGGCCGCCAGCCGAGCTCCTCCCGGAGCTTGCTCGCATCGATGGCGTAGCGCCGATCGTGCCCTGCGCGGTCCGGTACGAAGTTTATCAGCTCGCGGCTTCGTCCCGGGCGCCGTCCCATCACCTCGTCGACCGCGTCCGCGATCCGCTCCACCAGCCGCAGGTTCGCCCACTCGTTGTTCGCACCGACGTTGTAGGTCTCGCCGACGCGCCCGCGCTCGAGCACCGTCCACAGCGCACGGCAATGATCCTCGACGTGCAGCCAATCCCGAACGTTCATGCCGTCGCCGTACACCGGGATCGGCTCTTCGCGAATCGCGGCGCCGATCACCGTTGGGATGAGCTTCTCGGCATGCTGATACGGTCCGTAGTTGTTCGAACAATTCGTGACCAGCACCGGCAGCCCGTAGGTGTGGTGATACGCGCGCACCAACATGTCCGCCCCGGCCTTGCTCGCGGAGTAGGGCGAACGCGGTGAGTACGGCGTGCTTTCGCTGAACAGCCCCTCTCTACCCAAGCTCCCGTAGACCTCGTCCGTCGAGACATGCAGCAGCCGCTCGCCTCCGCCGCTCGGCCAGCACGCGCGCGCCGCCTCCAGCAGGTTGAACGTCCCGATCACGTTGGTGTGCATGAAGGCGCCCGGAGCCGCGATGGAGCGGTCGACGTGAGACTCCGCCGCCAGGTGCATCACCCGCGTGATGGCGTGGCGCCGCATGGTGTCGAGCACGCGGTCGGCGTCCCGCAGATCGACCTGTTCGAAGACGTAGCGCGCATCGCCATCAACCCCCGCGAGGTTCTGCAAGTTCCCGGCATAAGTGAGGCAGTCGAGATTCACGAGCCGTTCGAGCTGCGGTTGCGCCAACAAGTACCGGACGAGATTCGACCCGATGAACCCCGCACCGCCCGTGACCAGCACCCTCATCGCGCCCCGTCCCAGAACGAGCGCGCGAGGATGGACCCCATGGCCCCGTCACCGCCCGTGACCAGCACCCTCATCGCGCCCCGTCCCAGAGCGAGAGCGCGAGGATGGACCCCATGGCCCCGTCACCGCCCGTGACCAGCACCCTCATCGCGCCCCGTCCCAGAGCGAGAGCGCCCCGAGCAACGCATCGCGCACCGGCGGAAGCTTGGCTCCGGCGGCGATCGCCTTGCTCGAATCGAGCACACAGTTCGAGCGCAGCGCACGGGCGCCGCCGGCATAAAACGCCGCGTCGTTCTCCCAGAACGCAAACTCCCGCGCGGGCGCGAGGTGCTCCTTCAAGAGCGCCGCGAGCTCGCGCGTCGAAACGAAGCCGGGATTGGTCAGGTTGTAGGTGCCGAAGGGGGCGCCGGCCTGCCACAAATCGAGGCACGCCTCCACGAACTGCCCGAGGTGCGAGAGGGAGTTCAGGTTCTGGTACAGCTTCGGATACGCGAGCAGCTTGCTCAGCAAATTGCGGGGCCCCGCGTGCTCGTCGAACGGCAGGCGCATGCGCCACACGTACAGCGACGGCGCCCCGGCGAGGTTCGCCTCCGCCAGCGCCTTGCTCCCGCTGTAGAAGCTGCACGGCGGCGCGTCGAAGCTGAAGTTCGGTGGGTCTTCCTCGGAAAAACCGACGACCTCGGCTCCGCGCGCCATCAACTCCGTCGCCTCGGCCGACAGCAAATCCTTGCACACCACCGAGCGTTCGCCCGCTCGCAGCTTGGCCCCGGAATAGATGCAGCCCGAGCTCACATGCCCCCAGGGCGTGCCGGTGACCTCGCAGGCGTGAGCGACCGTCAGCGGCAAGCTCACGTTGCCTCGCAGCGTGTCGCCCCGCGCATCTTCGCAGGCATCAACGTTGGGCTTGCCGGTGAACCCGGCCGCGTTGATCAAAAACCGCGGACGCACGCGGCGAAGCAGCTCGCTCAGGGGGCCGAACCGGTCGTAGTGGTGCTCCTGCCGCGACAGCACGACATGCTCGACGCCGCGAGCGCTCAGCGCACGCACGAACCCGCCGCCCGCCCATCCGCTCCCTCCGAGCACGATGACGGGTCCGTCGTTCATTGCGCCTTCTCGACCGCGGCCTGTTCGAGCACGGCCGACAGATACTCGCGGTACTCACAGGCCGGCATCGCGTCGACCAGGCGCGCGAGCCCCGCCCGGTCGATGAACGCGCGCCGAAACGCCGCCTCCTCCGGGCAGCCCAGCTTGATGCCCTGGCGTTTTTCGAGGGTCTGCACGAACGCCGACGCATCATGCAGGCTCGAGCTGGTGCCCGCATCGAGCCACGCCGTCCCGCGCGCGAGCGGCTGAAACGAGAGCGCGCCCTGTTCCAGGTACTTGCGGATCAGATCGGTGATCTCGAGCTCCCCCCGAGGGCTCGGCGTCAGCCCGCGAGCGAAGCCCGCCGCCCGCGCGTCGAACAGATACAGCCCTGGCACCGCATAGTTACTCTTCGGCCTCGCGGGTTTCTCCTCGATCCCGACGACCCGATTCGCACCATCGAGCTCGACCACTCCATACCGTTCCGGATCGCGCACGCGATACCCAAAGATCGTCGCGCCGCTCGAGTGCGCCGCAAACGCCCGCGCGAAGGTGTCCTCGGCATAAAACACGTTGTCCCCCAGGATGAGCGCGGCGGAGTCATCGCCGACGAAGTCCTCCGCAATCAACAGCGCCTCGGCGATGCCACGGGGTTTTGCCTGCTCGCGATAGACGAGCTCGAGCCCCAACCGCGCCCCGTCGCCGAACAGCTGGCGAAACCGCGGCAGCTCGGTCGGCGTCGAGATCAAACAGACCTCCCGCACCCCGTTGTCGATCAGCGTGGTCAGCGGGTAAAAGACCATCGGCTTGTCGTAGATGGGCTGGAGCTGTTTGCACGCGACCTGAGTCAACGGATACAGCCGGCTCCCTGCGCCACCTGCGAGGAGGATGCCCTTCACGCCCGGCATCGTAGCCCGATTGCGGTCGGGAGGGGGTGAGCAAGCTCACGCTGTCAGCGCAACCACCGCTTCCCGGAGCAGCACATCGACCTCCGGTTCGACCCCGCGTTTCCGCAGCGCATTCAGCGCGGCCCGCGCACGCTTCGGCTCGAACCCCAGCCACACGAGCGCCCCCTGGACCTTGTCATGCAACGCCGCGACTGCCAGCTTCTGCTGCGCAATGCCCGCGGCAGCGTCCGCGTGCGTCGCGTGATCGCGAGCCGAGCGCCCGTCTGCCCGCTTCTGCTCTGCGCTGCGCACGGCAGGCTCCGCGTGCTTCGCTTGATCGCGAGCCGCGCGCTTGTCTGCTGGCTTCGGCTCCGCGATGCCCGCGGCAGCGTCCGCGTGCTTCGCTTGATCGCGAGCCGCGCGCTTGTCTGCGCGCTTCTGCTCCAGGAAGGCCTCGCCATACACCTCTCGGGCTGCCTCGGCGTTGTGCGCGGAGCAGAGCAGGCAGAGGTTTTCGGCCGTCGTCGGCCCTCCACGCGCGAACGGGTGTTTGTGCTCGAGGGTGACGAAGCGCTGCTCGCTGCAGCGCCGCCCCCGTTCGTCCACGAAGGCGCACTGGCCCCCATCGCGTTCCCAAACGATGCGCGCGACCTCCACGGGGACGTGCCGTGACCCCGGCGCGGGCGCTCGCGCCTTGCGCGGCTTGCGCGGCTTGCCGGACCCGAAGCGACGTTTTGTCTCCGCCGCCAGCAGTTCGTCGAGCGCTCGCTCGAACAGCGTCGCGAGATCTCCATTCGGGATGCTGTGACTCAGCAGATTTCGCGCGCGCTGGAGCTTGCCGTACAGCTCAGCGCTGGCGGTGAACTCGACTCGGTAGCTCGAAGCCGAGAGTGGCTCGAGGCGGAATTGCGTCGCCGTCGTCGGCCGCGCGCTATTCCCAGGAATAGCAGCGCCGTTCCCAGGACCAGTGCACGCCGCCCCGCTATTCCCAGGAATAGCGCCACCGTTCCCCGGCCCCGCGCACGCCGCGCCACCATTCCCAGGAATAGCGCTGCCGTTCCCAGGACCAGTGCACGCCGCCCCGCTATTCCCAGGAATAGCGCCACCGTTCCCCGGCCCCGCGCAGTCCGCCCCGCTATTCCCAGGAATAGCGCCACCGTTCCCCGGCCCCGCGCACGCCGCGCCAGCATTCCCAGGAACAGCGCCGCCGTTCCCCGGCCCCGCGCAGGCCGCGCCACCATTCCCAGGAATAGCGCTGCCGTTCCCAGGACCAGCGCATGCCGCGCCACCATTCCCAGGAACACCAGCGGGATGACGCCAGCTTCCGGAACCATCGAGCGGCGTGATGGTCGGGAGGACGTCGGAGCGGGGAAACCAGCGCGCGAGGAGTGCCTCGATCTCGCGTCGGGTCTTGCCGCGCGCTTCACCCAGCAGGGCGTCCGCGTTGCCGTGGGTCAAGTGCGGCGCGAGCAGGTAGAGGCCCGTCAGGTGGATCGCCCCGCCCTCCAGCTCTCCAACGACGCGAGGGAGACGTCGGCACAGGCGCGCGACCTTGATGCGCTTGGCCGCCTCCTCTTCGGAGTAGCCGAGGCGCTCGACGCAGAAGGTGTGCAGCGAGGAGCACGCATCTCGCAAATACAGCCTGCGCCGATCGATCTCCGCCAGGTAGGCGATGACTTCAGCCGTGCCGTTTCGCTCGGCGAACCGGGCAAGAGGCGCGCGCGCGAGCAGTTCGTCGTTGCTGAGCGAGGTGACCGGAGTCATGGCTCGTCTGAAACTGTGTGGACGTTACAGGTCGAAGTGCGGCGCCGCGCTCGGCCGTACGCATCGAGCCCCCGCGCGCGCTGGTGCCTCTTCCAACTCGCATCGCGCTGTTCGAGCTCGGACTCGCCGAGAGCGCCGGCATTTTTCAGGGCGAACAGCGCAGATCTGATGGAGATCCCCGGGACGTCCGCGCGCGACGCCGCGCCACAACCCCGACACACCTGCATCGGCGACACGATCCCCCGCGCATTCCGGATCGCCTTCCGTTGCTCGTTCAAGCGTTCGAGCAAATCCGCGAGCTCCTCCCAGGACATCGCGGGCGACCACGCGGCGGTGAGCGCCTTCAGCAACTCGGGGAACCACACCCGCTGCGCATCACCTGAAGCCATCGCCCACCCGCTCGGCTCGAGGCTTGACTCGGCCATGACCAGCACCGCCCGCATCGACAGTACAGAGTCGGCGCACGTATCGGGTTCGGGCACGCTCGCCCGCGCGAGTACTGTTCACAGGTCCGAGCTCCTCCGGCTCGGAGCAAGGCACGAGCGCGAGCGTGGGCGGGCGCGGACGCGAACGCGAACGCAGGCGCGGAGGCAAATGCGGACCCCGCTCTGCATTCAGCCCCCTCTTCACCTGGCCTCCCACGCCGCGTTCCACGATGCGGATCTCCGCCATCTCGATGTTCGGTGCACCAACCTCGATCTGGGCACCCAACCCGTTCTTCGCTTCGCTGGAAGGCTCGGGCCGTCGTCCCTCGGCATCGCGCCAACGCTCGGGCGCACGAGCCGGCGCCCCGAAGGACAGACGACCGAGCACAGCGACGGCGACAGCCAGCGAAGTGAAAAACGAAACCAGCAGTATCCTCGACATGACCTGCGCGTTAGCCAGCGCCGTGCCAGGCTCGCTCCCACTCGATTGCCTTGAAATTCGCCCCCGCGGACTCCCCCAGGGGTGGCGATCCCCCGGCCACCGCCGGCGATCGCCACCCGCCCAGCGATCGCCACCGCCGGCGATCGCCACCCGCCGGCGCGCGCCCGGGCCACGGCTCGGAAATCCCGACTTCGCGCCACGCCGCCCCCGACGACTGGTCCTGAACATACGCCGAGGGTCACTGGCCGGAAGTGGCACGTGCGAGCTGCCATGGCGCCTCAGCCTCTCGCGGCGGTGGCCATCAGGACGAGCAGCGCTGCTGGCCCGCGCGCGTGCCAACAGATACGCTCAAGAAGTGCCGGTTTCGATCAGCGACATGGCTCTGGCGATCCGCGAACGCACCGTCCGCGAGCGCGTGCAGGTGGACGCCCGGGCCCGAGCTCTTCACGCGCGGGTGTCGGAAGCCGCGGCGTGCCTGCGCGCTCATGGGGCGCGTCGCGCATGGTTGTTTGGCTCCCTCGCGGAAAATCGGTCTCGCCTCGACAGCGACGTCGATCTCGCGGTCGAAGGGCTGCCGCCGGCGCGCTACTTCGATGTGCTCGCTGAGCTCACGGAGTTGTTCGGAACGCGCGTCGACCTCGTGTGTCTCGAAACAGCGCCGCCCACGCTGCGCGACCGGGTGCTGCAGACCGGGATCGAGCTGTGACCCCGGAGGAGATCCTCCGCTTGCGGGCTGAGCTCGGCAGCGATCGCCAAGCGTTCGAGGGGCGGGTGGAGGAGCTTCGAGTCCTGAACGCAGCAACCGCTTCGCCCGCAGAGGTCGCGCAGCTCGCCGTCGCGCTCCACCACGCGTACGGCGCAGTTGAAGCGGCGCTTGCCCGGATCGCACGTGTCATCGAACGAGGCCTGCCGGAGGGGCCCGACTGGCACTCGGCCCTGCTTCACGCGATGACCCTGGACATCCCTTCCGTGAGGCCTGCCGTGCTGTCTGGCCAATCCGTCGCGGCGCTGCGGAAGTTGCTGGCGTTCCGACACTTCTTTCGCCACGCCTACGCGGCCGAATGGGATCGCGAACAGCTTGCGACCCTTCGGCAATGCGCCGTCGACGCGGGCCCTCAGGTGGTGGCGGATCTCGGCGCGTTCGAAGCCGTTCTCGCGCGCTTGGCCGCAGAGCTGGGCCGCTAGTCCGCCGGCGGCATCAGGCACGCCTCCGCCGCCCCTCACCCCCCGCCGCCCCCCGCCCTCAGTACCCCCGCTTCCCCCGCCGCGGCGCCGGATAGTCCGGCAGCTCTCGGTTGACCTCGTCCCAGCGCGCGCGCAGCGCTTCGGCTGGATTCTTCCCGAGATCGTTCTGCTCCGCCGGATCGGCGTCCAGATCGAACACCTGGGGCAGTAGCTCGTTCTCGGTCACCACGATCTTCTTGCCGTCGTGGATCAGCGCGCGCCGCCGCGGGGCCTGATCGGTGTACGGCATGTCGATCACGATGTCGCGCACAGGTGGGCGTGCCCCCGCGAGCTCCGACACCAAGCTC
It contains:
- a CDS encoding protein kinase: MSREFADGQIVPGTRYRVLGHLGSGGMGSVYLVEHTELGKSFVLKALFRELAGRKDLVGRLRQEWRALARLNHANIVNVTDAGTSDNGVPFYVMERVEGETLADLLRREHALGIPRAIGLTIAVLEGLAAAHEIGIVHRDVKPPNIFVVAGGGVRLLDFGIAKLADQSAEVITARGVAIGTPRYMSPEQAKGRSVDARADLYAVGLVLYEAIAGAGPFDDARDANELLLSHLTKPVPPLSNFHRGVSAQLDDIVSSLLAKDPSARPSSAKQVAASLKALIKRAATLPSTGGATPEAHYDAVTQGQVTALPSTRPDGVAGRSSQPPTTEPPTVEAPLVAGSAVRRSVPPAVGDTTLIGGTPVTGGTTLSATADTEAGLEWAKEGFSTIAAESEVASLGVEHTAIAAAPPSAVAVGPAGDEDRTLPIDEPAGLPPNEAPTRTSVPAAALVTPRPVARSMPDVSPLPNHFFAETPPPFMTATPPPSSSTPQVSRAPLYLGLLSLLILIGGVGAFVVIKSVRGHADDAPIEAVAAQPASTADPASTAVDPAAEPASPAGSPAAAPASTGSVAEQETPSPSAGPRPSGAAPSAVAQGVAPKPVAAPPAAAEPKPRVENSPQKTPEKPAAKPAVPTSKPKPVGSKLPASGL
- the rpsB gene encoding 30S ribosomal protein S2; this encodes MTENPETTSEVSTAAPPPTAVLAAERAQLETREPRDPANPLSVRDLFEAGTHFGHQTKRWNPKMRPYIYGARSGIHIIDLDQTTRLFKRAFDFLADTVSRGGHVLFVGTKRQAADIVAEEARRAGQFFVTNRWLGGTLTNFRTIKGGLERLRTLERMKEDGTYLQLPKKETVKLEKERLRLEKYIGGLKGMGSVPSAVFVVDPAQELIAVAEARRLHVPIVAITDTNCDPDRVDYLIPGNDDAIRSVRLVTAAVADACIYGAARRREHAPSREREGGGASQGPVGAEVMYQRRTGES
- a CDS encoding elongation factor Ts, with product MSQISMQQVKELRERTAAGLNDCRSALMESSGDMEKAVEIILKKGLAKSAKRAGAVATEGEVAAWVAADGLAGVLVEVNIQTDFAARNDDFKAFVQKIVDVASKAKAGADLSAEPFPGGGTVEENRQALVGKLGENIIVRRWERIAVDGGKVHAYVHMGGKVGVLVAVQATAAGAAAKPEFVKFIDDLAMQAAAMSPQWLAKADVPTAESDKQRAIYDAQLIEEGKPDAARPKIIEGKLNKWMKEVCLLEQESVIESGKTIDQLRAELAKALDGDVSVKQFARFQLGEGIDKPQGEDFAAEVAKMAGN
- the rfbB gene encoding dTDP-glucose 4,6-dehydratase, with protein sequence MRVLVTGGAGFIGSNLVRYLLAQPQLERLVNLDCLTYAGNLQNLAGVDGDARYVFEQVDLRDADRVLDTMRRHAITRVMHLAAESHVDRSIAAPGAFMHTNVIGTFNLLEAARACWPSGGGERLLHVSTDEVYGSLGREGLFSESTPYSPRSPYSASKAGADMLVRAYHHTYGLPVLVTNCSNNYGPYQHAEKLIPTVIGAAIREEPIPVYGDGMNVRDWLHVEDHCRALWTVLERGRVGETYNVGANNEWANLRLVERIADAVDEVMGRRPGRSRELINFVPDRAGHDRRYAIDASKLREELGWRPEHELEAGLRDTVRWYVERARATATG
- a CDS encoding sugar nucleotide-binding protein produces the protein MNDGPVIVLGGSGWAGGGFVRALSARGVEHVVLSRQEHHYDRFGPLSELLRRVRPRFLINAAGFTGKPNVDACEDARGDTLRGNVSLPLTVAHACEVTGTPWGHVSSGCIYSGAKLRAGERSVVCKDLLSAEATELMARGAEVVGFSEEDPPNFSFDAPPCSFYSGSKALAEANLAGAPSLYVWRMRLPFDEHAGPRNLLSKLLAYPKLYQNLNSLSHLGQFVEACLDLWQAGAPFGTYNLTNPGFVSTRELAALLKEHLAPAREFAFWENDAAFYAGGARALRSNCVLDSSKAIAAGAKLPPVRDALLGALSLWDGAR
- the rfbA gene encoding glucose-1-phosphate thymidylyltransferase RfbA; the protein is MPGVKGILLAGGAGSRLYPLTQVACKQLQPIYDKPMVFYPLTTLIDNGVREVCLISTPTELPRFRQLFGDGARLGLELVYREQAKPRGIAEALLIAEDFVGDDSAALILGDNVFYAEDTFARAFAAHSSGATIFGYRVRDPERYGVVELDGANRVVGIEEKPARPKSNYAVPGLYLFDARAAGFARGLTPSPRGELEITDLIRKYLEQGALSFQPLARGTAWLDAGTSSSLHDASAFVQTLEKRQGIKLGCPEEAAFRRAFIDRAGLARLVDAMPACEYREYLSAVLEQAAVEKAQ
- a CDS encoding nucleotidyltransferase domain-containing protein; protein product: MPVSISDMALAIRERTVRERVQVDARARALHARVSEAAACLRAHGARRAWLFGSLAENRSRLDSDVDLAVEGLPPARYFDVLAELTELFGTRVDLVCLETAPPTLRDRVLQTGIEL
- a CDS encoding sulfatase-like hydrolase/transferase; its protein translation is MFTDAQLGRVLDFIDQQPWAGKTAVIVSADHGEAFGEHKSTFEHGYTLWDVLTRVPLLIRVPGVSAAKIETRRSHLDLARTVCELMGVAAPAGFRGVSLVSELAGARPPVRDIVIDMPYTDQAPRRRALIHDGKKIVVTENELLPQVFDLDADPAEQNDLGKNPAEALRARWDEVNRELPDYPAPRRGKRGY